A single Candidatus Sulfotelmatobacter sp. DNA region contains:
- a CDS encoding alpha-L-fucosidase — translation MATLPRSTSAKYLIAVIFLAGVVVANSFAQTDDYRPTPENLQARREFQDMKFGMFIHWGVYSVLGDGEWVFHDRHLTVDEYNRLPAFFDPEKFDAATWVALAKAAGMKYITITSRHHDGFAMFDSKISDWNIVARTPYKKDPLKLLADECHRQGIKLFFYYSQLDWHNPDYYPRGQTNWNNGRPDHGDWNAYLDTYMDGQLRELLTNYGPIAGIWFDGMWDKPDADWHLAKTYALIHQLQPAALIIPNHHQTPRPGEDVQTFERDLPGQNTAGFNTKYVSSEIPLESSDTLNGAWGFNIGDSNYKSPADLERKLVRAAGNNSNLLLNIGPYPNGEIDPQFVTRLHAVGEWLAKYGESIYGTRGGPIPPGDWGVTTQKENKVYVHILNWRAPLLALPPITGKIASAHYLLAGDPLNVTQTADGVILKLRPQGQDETDRVIVLTLPK, via the coding sequence ATGGCAACGCTTCCGCGCTCCACCAGCGCTAAGTATCTTATCGCTGTAATCTTCCTGGCCGGTGTAGTCGTCGCAAATTCTTTCGCCCAAACCGACGACTATCGCCCCACCCCCGAGAATCTGCAAGCCCGCCGTGAATTCCAGGACATGAAATTCGGCATGTTCATTCACTGGGGCGTCTACAGCGTGCTCGGCGACGGCGAATGGGTCTTCCACGACCGCCATCTCACTGTCGACGAATACAATCGCCTGCCTGCATTTTTCGATCCCGAAAAATTCGACGCCGCCACCTGGGTCGCTCTCGCCAAAGCCGCCGGCATGAAATACATCACCATCACTTCCCGCCATCATGACGGCTTCGCCATGTTCGACTCGAAAATCTCGGACTGGAACATCGTTGCCCGGACACCTTATAAGAAGGACCCTCTGAAACTGCTCGCCGACGAGTGCCATCGCCAGGGCATCAAGCTCTTCTTCTATTATTCGCAACTCGACTGGCATAATCCCGACTACTATCCACGCGGCCAGACGAACTGGAACAATGGCCGTCCCGACCACGGCGACTGGAACGCCTACCTCGACACCTACATGGACGGCCAGCTCCGCGAGCTGCTCACCAACTACGGCCCCATCGCCGGCATCTGGTTCGATGGCATGTGGGACAAGCCCGACGCCGACTGGCATCTCGCCAAAACTTACGCGCTGATTCATCAACTGCAACCCGCGGCGCTGATCATTCCTAACCACCATCAAACCCCGCGTCCCGGCGAAGACGTGCAAACTTTCGAGCGCGATCTCCCCGGCCAGAACACCGCCGGCTTCAACACAAAATATGTAAGCAGCGAAATCCCGCTTGAAAGTTCCGACACGCTCAACGGCGCCTGGGGATTCAACATCGGCGACAGCAACTATAAAAGTCCCGCCGACCTCGAGCGCAAACTGGTCCGCGCCGCCGGCAACAATTCCAATCTTCTGCTGAATATCGGACCGTACCCGAACGGCGAGATCGATCCCCAATTCGTCACGCGACTGCACGCTGTCGGCGAGTGGCTGGCAAAATATGGCGAATCGATCTACGGTACGCGCGGCGGCCCCATCCCTCCCGGTGACTGGGGAGTCACGACGCAGAAAGAAAACAAAGTTTACGTACACATCCTGAACTGGAGGGCCCCGCTGCTGGCGCTTCCGCCGATAACCGGCAAGATTGCATCGGCACACTATCTGCTAGCCGGCGACCCACTGAACGTAACCCAAACCGCGGACGGCGTAATCCTGAAGCTTCGCCCGCAAGGCCAAGACGAGACGGACCGCGTCATCGTTTTAACCCTGCCGAAATAG